The DNA segment GTGATTATTTTCCCCAGAAGACCGGACCGACATGAGGTCGGGAGGTCTTAAACATGGCGGGGGTTTTCGGAGCATTTTGTAAAGATGGCCATTCCGTGCTGGAGGATGTCTACCTGGGGCTTTACGCCCTGCAGCATCGGGGACAGGAGTCAGCGGGGATTGCCTGGAATTCCAACGATAGCGGCGATGTCAACTCCGCGAAGGGAATGGGGCTGG comes from the Thermovirga sp. genome and includes:
- a CDS encoding amidophosphoribosyltransferase (Catalyzes first step of the de novo purine nucleotide biosynthetic pathway); this translates as MAGVFGAFCKDGHSVLEDVYLGLYALQHRGQESAGIAWNSNDSGDVNSAKGMGL